From Neobacillus sp. PS2-9, the proteins below share one genomic window:
- a CDS encoding DUF3813 domain-containing protein has protein sequence MGNQLFQEARRFVEMAKSANPNEYDSAVAKAKNALSSAYANSKVAEQEQLQQMQQELEQIR, from the coding sequence ATGGGAAACCAATTGTTCCAGGAAGCACGAAGATTTGTTGAAATGGCGAAATCTGCCAACCCAAATGAGTATGATTCTGCTGTAGCAAAAGCAAAGAATGCTCTAAGTTCTGCTTATGCAAACTCGAAGGTAGCAGAGCAGGAACAGCTCCAACAAATGCAACAAGAGCTTGAACAGATCAGATAG
- a CDS encoding YitT family protein: protein MLWQESKKIVIVIAGALLNALAMNLFLIPANVYSSGFTGIAQLLSKVLSDYTPIQLSMGILLLLLNIPVAILGWRKVGKSFTVYSFLSVLMSSFFLTIVPIKQVSQDILLNAVFGGVILAVGVGITLKWGASTGGVDIIAMVLSRMKDKPVGPYMFVLNGIIIVTAGFLFGWEKALYTLVTLYTSTRVIDAIHTRHAKLTAMIITKKADELKKAIHGSLVRGITMIPAKGAFSNETRDLLMIVITRYELYDLERIIKEIDPNAFTNIIQTTGVYGFFRRE from the coding sequence TTGCTTTGGCAAGAATCAAAAAAAATAGTTATTGTAATCGCGGGTGCGTTATTAAATGCACTAGCAATGAATTTATTTCTCATACCGGCTAATGTTTATTCAAGCGGTTTTACAGGAATCGCCCAATTACTTTCAAAGGTGCTAAGTGATTATACACCTATTCAACTCTCCATGGGTATTTTATTGCTTCTATTAAATATCCCAGTAGCCATTCTAGGGTGGAGAAAAGTAGGAAAATCTTTTACCGTTTACAGCTTTTTAAGTGTGTTAATGTCCTCCTTTTTTTTAACCATCGTACCTATCAAACAAGTATCCCAAGATATTTTACTTAACGCCGTATTTGGTGGAGTTATTTTAGCTGTAGGTGTGGGGATTACTTTAAAGTGGGGAGCATCAACAGGTGGTGTAGATATCATCGCAATGGTTTTATCGAGAATGAAGGATAAACCAGTTGGTCCGTACATGTTTGTCTTAAATGGGATAATCATTGTAACTGCTGGCTTCCTGTTTGGGTGGGAAAAAGCACTTTATACACTAGTTACTTTATATACCTCAACAAGAGTCATTGATGCCATTCATACCAGACATGCTAAGCTCACGGCAATGATTATAACGAAAAAAGCAGACGAACTGAAAAAGGCCATCCATGGTTCACTAGTTAGAGGAATCACAATGATCCCAGCAAAAGGAGCGTTTTCAAATGAAACAAGGGATCTGCTAATGATCGTCATTACTCGCTATGAACTTTATGATTTAGAACGAATAATTAAGGAAATAGATCCAAATGCATTTACAAATATCATTCAGACTACAGGAGTATATGGTTTTTTTCGGAGAGAATAA
- a CDS encoding Cof-type HAD-IIB family hydrolase, translating to MAERHLIALDLDGTLLKDDKTISLKTKEIINKARDEGHVVMIATGRPFRSSEMYYRELNLDTPIVNFNGAFMHHPRNPNWGFYHEPLDVKVAKDIVEACRSFHFHNIIAEVIDDVYFHYHDEKLLDIFSFGNPKITTGDLAEYLQDSPTSMLIHTEEDQLKTIRQHLSDVHAEVIDHRSWAAPWHVIEIIKIGLNKAVGLKKASEYFGIPAERIIAFGDEDNDLEMLEYAGRGIAMGNAIDQVKNIANDVTLSNEEDGVGHYLADLLNLKL from the coding sequence ATGGCCGAGAGACATTTAATCGCATTAGATTTAGATGGAACATTACTTAAAGATGATAAAACCATCTCTTTAAAAACGAAGGAAATAATAAATAAAGCAAGGGATGAAGGTCATGTCGTTATGATTGCAACTGGCCGCCCTTTTCGTTCAAGTGAAATGTATTATCGTGAGTTAAATTTGGACACGCCCATTGTTAATTTTAACGGAGCGTTTATGCATCATCCACGAAATCCTAATTGGGGATTTTATCACGAACCACTTGATGTTAAGGTCGCAAAAGACATTGTTGAAGCTTGCAGAAGCTTTCATTTCCATAACATCATTGCAGAAGTAATCGATGACGTTTATTTTCACTATCATGATGAAAAGCTTTTAGACATTTTTAGCTTCGGTAATCCAAAGATAACTACTGGTGACCTTGCTGAGTACTTACAAGATTCCCCTACCAGTATGTTAATCCATACAGAAGAAGATCAATTAAAAACGATTAGACAGCACTTATCCGATGTTCATGCAGAAGTGATTGATCACCGCAGTTGGGCCGCTCCATGGCATGTTATCGAAATCATAAAAATCGGATTAAATAAGGCAGTGGGGCTGAAGAAAGCTTCAGAGTACTTTGGCATTCCTGCAGAAAGAATCATTGCTTTCGGTGACGAGGATAACGATCTTGAAATGCTTGAATATGCTGGCCGTGGTATTGCAATGGGTAATGCCATCGACCAAGTAAAAAACATTGCCAATGATGTCACCCTTAGCAACGAAGAAGATGGAGTCGGACATTATTTGGCAGATTTGTTAAATTTAAAATTATAA
- a CDS encoding BsuPI-related putative proteinase inhibitor: MRILLCVITLLFPSLQKTVTNGVNELNYRFYVIPTAGSERVDFEIVVENTGEVPLHFEFPTSQLVEITITDQSRKEVYVYSKGRYFLQAFQTVSIEPHQSLRRVEKWNYQFKGSRVPPGEYTVHTTFRPIRLNDQPITNRTKLTNSQKFYVPEENNIFREVKVSGTKGNYVVTGETIVSNRELYYSVEDGHSEFIPETKLLVPSDKGEWRLFKLEVHLPNERLPVNGSLMLNLYEKSWDGKITHSYPVILEQFHHEKNRGTE; the protein is encoded by the coding sequence ATGCGAATACTACTTTGTGTTATTACGTTACTTTTCCCATCTTTGCAAAAAACAGTTACAAACGGGGTGAACGAACTGAATTATCGTTTTTATGTCATTCCGACTGCGGGATCAGAAAGGGTAGATTTCGAAATAGTCGTAGAAAACACTGGAGAGGTTCCGCTTCACTTTGAATTTCCAACTTCTCAATTGGTTGAAATAACGATTACGGACCAATCACGGAAGGAGGTTTATGTCTATTCAAAAGGACGATATTTTTTGCAGGCATTTCAGACGGTTAGTATAGAACCACATCAATCCTTAAGACGAGTAGAAAAATGGAATTATCAATTTAAGGGGAGCAGGGTTCCGCCTGGTGAGTATACCGTTCATACCACATTTCGTCCTATTAGGTTAAATGACCAACCTATCACAAATCGAACCAAGTTAACCAATAGTCAAAAATTCTATGTTCCAGAAGAAAACAATATCTTCCGTGAGGTAAAGGTGTCAGGCACCAAAGGAAATTATGTTGTCACTGGTGAGACAATTGTAAGTAACCGTGAATTATATTATTCAGTTGAAGATGGCCATTCGGAATTTATTCCTGAAACAAAGCTATTAGTTCCTTCTGATAAGGGGGAGTGGAGACTATTTAAACTGGAGGTCCATCTTCCGAATGAAAGGCTTCCTGTCAATGGTTCCTTGATGTTAAACCTTTATGAAAAGAGCTGGGACGGTAAAATCACTCATTCCTATCCAGTGATACTTGAACAATTTCATCATGAAAAAAACAGAGGCACCGAATAA
- a CDS encoding metal-sulfur cluster assembly factor — MNEDLRENIMGALELVIDPELGVDIVNLGLVYKTEMDDEGKVTIDMTLTSMGCPLAGTIVDQVKRALADIPEVKDVEVNIVWNPPWNKEMMSRYAKIALGIR, encoded by the coding sequence ATGAATGAGGATTTAAGAGAGAATATTATGGGTGCACTGGAGTTAGTCATTGACCCAGAACTAGGTGTAGATATTGTTAATTTAGGATTAGTATATAAAACAGAAATGGATGATGAAGGAAAGGTCACTATTGATATGACATTAACTTCAATGGGCTGCCCTTTGGCTGGAACAATTGTTGATCAAGTAAAAAGAGCACTTGCAGATATTCCTGAAGTCAAGGATGTAGAAGTAAATATTGTTTGGAATCCGCCTTGGAATAAAGAAATGATGTCACGCTATGCGAAAATTGCCTTAGGCATTCGCTAA
- a CDS encoding TIGR04053 family radical SAM/SPASM domain-containing protein — protein sequence MAFSRDFNKDPFIVIWELTRACQLKCLHCRAEAQYRRDPRELSFEEGKQLIDQIYEMNNPMLVFTGGDPLMREDVFDIAKYAVEKGVRVSMTPSATPNVTKEAIEKAKDVGLSRWAFSIDGPTAEVHDHFRGTAGSFDLTMERIKYLHELEIPIQINTVISRYNINYLDEMAKMVEELNCVLWSVFFLVPTGRGQESDMISPVEHERVFRWLYDLSKRVSFDIKTTAAQHYRRVVIQQKMREAKEQTAEIDYLSALTEQGLTGSIDGLGRAPKGVNDGNGFVFISHIGDVYPSGLLPVKAGNVREQPLAEIYRESPIFKSLRNPDLYKGKCGVCEFRHVCGGSRSRAYAMTGDYLESEPFCVYIPKALREKQVQK from the coding sequence ATGGCTTTTAGCCGAGATTTTAATAAAGATCCATTTATCGTTATTTGGGAACTTACACGTGCATGTCAGTTAAAGTGTTTGCACTGTCGTGCCGAAGCACAATATAGAAGAGATCCTCGTGAGCTTTCCTTTGAGGAAGGCAAACAGTTAATAGATCAGATATATGAAATGAATAATCCGATGCTCGTTTTTACGGGGGGAGATCCCTTAATGAGGGAGGATGTTTTTGATATTGCTAAATATGCAGTGGAAAAAGGCGTACGTGTCTCAATGACGCCTAGTGCCACTCCTAACGTGACCAAAGAAGCCATTGAAAAAGCAAAAGATGTCGGACTATCTCGCTGGGCATTTAGTATTGATGGGCCAACAGCAGAGGTACATGATCATTTCCGTGGAACGGCTGGGTCATTCGATCTTACAATGGAAAGAATTAAATATCTTCATGAGTTGGAGATCCCTATCCAAATCAATACCGTAATATCTCGCTATAATATAAATTATCTGGATGAAATGGCAAAAATGGTTGAAGAACTCAATTGTGTATTATGGAGTGTCTTTTTCCTTGTGCCAACAGGAAGAGGACAAGAATCAGATATGATCTCTCCCGTTGAACATGAAAGAGTGTTCAGATGGCTTTATGATTTAAGTAAACGTGTTTCTTTTGATATAAAAACAACAGCAGCACAGCATTATCGTCGAGTGGTTATTCAGCAAAAGATGCGTGAGGCTAAGGAACAAACAGCAGAGATAGATTATCTAAGTGCATTAACAGAGCAGGGATTAACAGGCTCAATCGATGGTTTAGGTCGAGCACCAAAAGGCGTAAATGATGGAAATGGATTTGTTTTCATATCGCATATTGGAGATGTTTACCCGAGTGGACTTTTACCAGTTAAGGCAGGGAATGTAAGGGAGCAGCCATTAGCAGAAATTTACCGTGAGTCACCTATTTTCAAATCACTACGGAATCCTGATCTTTATAAAGGAAAATGTGGGGTCTGTGAATTCCGCCATGTATGTGGAGGTTCAAGGTCAAGAGCTTATGCTATGACGGGTGATTATCTTGAAAGTGAACCGTTCTGTGTTTATATTCCAAAAGCACTACGGGAAAAACAGGTCCAAAAATAA
- a CDS encoding Crp/Fnr family transcriptional regulator, with the protein MTTPMKPTHSIEIKELLRFADRKFRSERGSFLFQEGMKAEELYIIISGKVQISKITSDGRELSLRICGTNDICGELTLFTDNPRYLLSAKVLEEGEIVAIKKDVIESEIFQNSKLAFEFMKWMSDHFRKTQTKFRDLVLNGKRGALFSTLIRMTNSYGIQKDNEILIDLPLTNQELANFCGTSRESTNRILSDLKKDKIISIKRGKISILDLQYLKDEIGCENCSAVYCNIE; encoded by the coding sequence ATGACAACGCCAATGAAACCCACTCATTCCATAGAGATAAAAGAATTACTTCGATTTGCTGACCGGAAATTTAGAAGTGAAAGAGGAAGCTTCTTATTTCAGGAAGGGATGAAAGCAGAGGAACTTTACATTATCATTTCTGGAAAAGTTCAAATCAGCAAAATAACATCAGATGGACGTGAACTATCTTTAAGAATTTGCGGTACAAATGATATTTGTGGTGAATTGACACTCTTTACAGATAATCCTAGGTACTTATTAAGTGCAAAGGTACTAGAAGAAGGAGAAATTGTAGCCATTAAAAAAGATGTGATTGAAAGTGAAATTTTTCAAAATAGTAAGCTTGCTTTTGAATTCATGAAATGGATGAGCGATCATTTCCGAAAAACACAAACAAAATTTCGTGACCTTGTGTTAAATGGAAAACGCGGCGCGCTTTTTTCTACTTTAATTCGAATGACTAATAGCTACGGTATTCAAAAAGATAATGAAATTTTAATTGACCTGCCTCTAACTAATCAAGAGCTCGCCAATTTCTGTGGGACTTCTCGAGAAAGTACAAATCGGATCCTCAGTGACTTAAAGAAAGATAAAATTATTTCTATAAAACGAGGTAAAATATCTATTTTAGATCTTCAATATTTAAAAGACGAGATCGGTTGCGAAAATTGTTCTGCCGTCTATTGCAATATTGAATAG
- the moaA gene encoding GTP 3',8-cyclase MoaA, with product MEKTIIKDKFNRPLRDLRISVIDRCNFRCQYCMPADQFGPDFEFLPKTALLTYEEIERLAKIFVSLGVEKIRLTGGEPLLRRDMPILVEKLSAIEGLSDIGLTTNGVLLPKLAMDLKKAGLKRVNVSLDTLNDELFGEINGRGVGTGPVLEGIEAAKQAGLGVKINMVVKKGLNDSEIIPMAEYCKNNGLELRYIEFMDVGSTNGWKMDDVVTKKEMYYLLKEHFELEPIDPAYFGEVAKLYRYKDADVNVGFITSVSESFCSSCTRSRLSANGQIFTCLFNGNGHDIRNFMRNGASDEEIRNRVTAIWNGREDRYSDERTAETTKNRKKIEMSYIGG from the coding sequence ATGGAAAAAACCATTATAAAAGATAAATTTAACAGGCCATTACGTGATTTAAGAATATCAGTCATTGATCGTTGTAATTTTCGTTGTCAATACTGTATGCCAGCAGATCAATTTGGGCCCGATTTTGAATTTCTTCCGAAGACTGCTTTGCTAACCTATGAAGAAATTGAACGTCTTGCAAAGATTTTTGTAAGCTTAGGTGTTGAAAAAATTCGTTTAACAGGTGGAGAACCACTATTACGAAGAGATATGCCAATACTTGTTGAAAAGTTATCAGCCATTGAAGGCTTAAGTGACATTGGGTTAACTACAAACGGTGTCCTGCTTCCAAAATTAGCAATGGACTTAAAAAAAGCAGGTCTAAAAAGGGTCAATGTTAGTCTTGATACCTTGAATGATGAGTTGTTCGGCGAAATAAATGGACGAGGTGTTGGGACAGGACCTGTTTTAGAAGGTATTGAAGCAGCTAAGCAAGCAGGTCTAGGTGTCAAAATCAACATGGTAGTAAAAAAAGGTTTAAACGATTCAGAGATCATACCAATGGCAGAATACTGCAAAAACAATGGATTGGAATTACGTTATATTGAGTTTATGGATGTTGGCTCTACAAATGGGTGGAAAATGGACGACGTTGTTACCAAGAAGGAAATGTACTATTTACTAAAAGAGCATTTTGAGCTAGAGCCAATTGACCCCGCATATTTTGGGGAAGTAGCCAAGCTTTATCGTTATAAGGATGCGGACGTTAACGTAGGATTCATTACCTCCGTTTCTGAATCATTTTGTTCCAGCTGCACACGTTCACGACTTTCAGCAAATGGTCAAATATTTACCTGTCTATTCAATGGAAATGGCCATGATATCCGTAATTTCATGCGTAATGGCGCTAGTGATGAAGAAATTCGTAATAGAGTAACCGCCATTTGGAATGGGCGGGAAGATCGATATTCGGATGAAAGAACGGCGGAAACAACGAAAAACCGCAAAAAAATTGAGATGTCCTATATTGGGGGATAA